A stretch of the Uranotaenia lowii strain MFRU-FL chromosome 3, ASM2978415v1, whole genome shotgun sequence genome encodes the following:
- the LOC129752920 gene encoding uncharacterized protein LOC129752920: MSDPANDTIRNVEKSVNNRNCMYCEEVDSEDDMVQCDMCSFWSHYQCAGVTEAVKSVPWNCTKCSNLLHVPKIRKPVKKNVSKRTGSAKSDVGTELREGRPSIQESLSLLEQESAAIEQQLQEEKILHDKRLELERSVNEKRRALQQKMQEEKLRQEKLQLEQQLADHKDFLIRQKQMRDQFRKMKADLSQEFENDEEDSDPDVGSVKTKAWVETQEDPRGAYPKKPAAAPRSFPLTVRNALVERHGETDSEQSGIGRQRKHEPLATSSKGEAQAEKKKNGDTDHRFKELLEHYLKANGSQQEPEASEPEESELEKLEQALIRKLLERNTLGRACSVSSGPTKEQLAARQAASKHLPTFRGEPEVWPQFISCFEYTTEACGYTNTDNLKRLQDSLQGLAKEAVQSRLLMPESVPEVIEDLRQLFGNPEKLLKSLMAKVRKVQAPRVDKLESFLYFGITVKQLCDHLVAAKLHDHLSNPMLVAELVDKLPSDYQLDWVRFKRGRTDLPLRMFADFMKGIVSEVSEVADFNGEQNTAVAEGRRMYKRKERVNTHDTKVFPVVQNTMPARTRKPCPMCNRTDHKLRFCDDFSSMSLPDRQRLVDRLKLCNICLCDHGKMKCTFKVRCEIRSCKGNHHTLLHRHEEAVNVTVAECNPHYNVDRSVIFRMIPITLHHGGKAVQTLAFLDEGASTTLVESSLAESLGVEGTPEPLVIVWTGNVKRNEDSSRKIDLLVSAVDSRRKFMMSSAHTVGELKLPLHRACYRSIVDKYHHLDGVPLSSTKMEVPRVLIGLDNLHLFAPLESKVGAPGEPIAVRSALGWAIYGPDSKLEQQQYHYLNHHLVQSLNNRQLHDLMAEQYAQEELHVAQGNPIESEEIRRARETLESTTVRVGDRFETGLLWKQEPVFPDSYPMALNRLKSLERRFQREPHMKQNVNQQIEYYLTKGYCHKATAEELKSTNPSSVWYLPLNVVLNPKKPHKVRLVWDAAAKSQGVSLNSYLLKGPDLLASLPAVISKFRERRVAVGGDIKEMYHQLRIRDADKQAQRFLFRFPEDDHPTVFVMDVATFGAASSPCSAQYVKNLNAQQFSTRYPAAAQAIVHRHYVDDYYDSFDTEEEAIERTREVRWIHSKGGFEITNWTSNSTAVLRSLGVGGGSRESIHLNQDKVTDYERVLGIMWDTQNDVFSFAVPTNAAATEAEPPKKRGVLSTVMSLFDPIGLLAPFTVLGKMLMQDLWRAGCDWDQRIDGECLDKWRQWVAMFSLVEGVRIPRCNFGSTPSDRFGQIQLHIFSDAGENAYGSVAYLRICVDNNVKCSLVMARSKVAPIKLLSIPRLELKAAVLGAHLSHTVKNNHSLPIHQIFYWSDSRTVLSWIQSDQRRYQPFVGFRIGEILSLSKLTDWRYVPTKLNVADSLTKWGRLPDLSSEGSWFRGPEFLYQQPSEWPQQNLPAANTRTEIKAIHLFHGVELPSCFIDVTRFSKWNVAVRTVACIFRFISNCRRRAAGKSIEAVLSTPKLKKLIKVEIPFVVVPLRQDEHRCAENTLFRLAQSESYSDEIKILKKNAELPFQNWFPLEKSSPLYKLVPLIDADGVLRMEGRSEKAEFLPFDLRFPIILPRSHYVTDLLIQQYHERFGHGFRETVKNEIKQRFLISGLTNSIRRTERSCVWCKVRKCLPKNPRMAALPVQRLTPFKRPFNFVGIDYLGPVEVVVGRRREKRWVAVFTCMVVRAVHLEVVHSLTAQSCIMAIRRFISRRGPASEYFTDNGTNFRGASKEIIQRVREIDAVCADEFTTAITSWHFIPPGTPHMGGAWERMVRSVKQVMATLDDGRRLNDEILLTTLAETEDMINSRPLTLVTTDSVMGALCPNVFLRGSDPNEPHEVIQPTHPAEALRDAYKRSQQLSDELWKRWIREYVPTVNQRSKWFSETNPLKKGDLVYVVEGSRRKAWVRGIIEEPIVSGDGRVRQALVRTTGGVFRRGTANLAVLEIADRVQTVGPESAAHHATFENGGNADPVAPESESGPGLRVGDC; this comes from the coding sequence ATGTCGGATCCGGCGAATGATACGATCAGGAATGTGGAGAAATCGGTCAACAATCGCAACTGCATGTATTGCGAGGAAGTTGATAGTGAAGATGACATGGTCCAATGCGACATGTGTAGCTTTTGGAGTCACTATCAATGCGCGGGAGTTACCGAGGCAGTGAAGAGTGTACCATGGAACTGCACGAAATGCAGTAATTTGCTGCACGTTCCCAAAATAAGGAAACCTGTTAAAAAGAACGTTTCCAAACGAACGGGAAGTGCCAAAAGCGATGTCGGAACGGAGCTTCGAGAAGGTCGGCCATCGATTCAAGAATCTCTGAGCCTTCTCGAACAAGAATCGGCTGCGATCGAGCAGCAACTGCAGGAGGAGAAAATACTGCACGACAAACGCTTGGAATTGGAGAGATCGGTGAACGAAAAAAGGCGTGCGCTGCAACAAAAGATGCAGGAGGAGAAACTTCGCCAGGAGAAGCTGCAACTAGAACAGCAATTGGCGGACCACAAGGACTTCTTGATCCGGCAGAAGCAGATGCGCGACCAGTTCCGGAAAATGAAAGCCGATCTGAGTCAGGAGTTTGAGAACGATGAAGAGGACAGCGATCCGGATGTTGGTTCCGTGAAGACGAAGGCGTGGGTAGAGACGCAAGAAGATCCCCGCGGAGCTTATCCCAAGAAGCCGGCAGCAGCGCCAAGGAGTTTCCCTCTCACTGTGCGTAACGCGTTGGTGGAACGGCATGGCGAGACAGATTCGGAACAGAGCGGAATTGGACGCCAACGCAAACACGAACCATTGGCGACGTCATCGAAAGGCGAGGCTCAAgcggagaagaagaagaatgggGACACCGACCATCGTTTCAAAGAGCTGTTGGAGCACTATTTGAAGGCAAATGGATCGCAACAGGAGCCGGAAGCATCCGAACCGGAAGAGTCTGAGCTGGAAAAGCTTGAACAGGCTTTGATTAGGAAGTTGTTAGAACGTAACACGTTAGGACGAGCTTGTAGTGTTAGTTCAGGGCCGACTAAAGAACAGTTGGCTGCACGACAAGCTGCGTCCAAACATCTTCCTACTTTTCGAGGCGAGCCAGAGGTGTGGCCCCAATTCATCAGCTGCTTCGAATACACCACGGAGGCGTGTGGGTACACCAATACCGACAATTTGAAGAGACTTCAAGACAGCCTTCAAGGACTAGCCAAGGAAGCAGTTCAAAGCCGGTTGCTCATGCCTGAGTCGGTGCCTGAGGTCATCGAAGATCTGCGTCAACTGTTCGGTAATCCGGAAAAGCTGTTGAAGTCACTGATGGCGAAAGTACGGAAGGTACAAGCCCCTCGAGTGGACAAGTTAGAGTCGTTCCTGTACTTCGGGATCACAGTAAAGCAGTTGTGTGATCACCTTGTTGCGGCCAAGCTACACGACCACTTGAGCAACCCCATGCTGGTAGCGGAACTCGTCGATAAGCTGCCATCCGATTATCAATTGGATTGGGTACGCTTTAAGAGAGGTAGGACTGATCTTCCTCTTCGTATGTTTGCTGATTTCATGAAGGGAATCGTGTCGGAAGTTTCTGAGGTGGCTGACTTCAACGGGGAGCAGAACACTGCGGTTGCGGAAGGACGGCGAATGTACAAAAGGAAGGAGCGCGTGAATACCCACGACACTAAAGTGTTTCCGGTCGTGCAGAATACGATGCCGGCGAGAACGAGAAAACCCTGCCCGATGTGCAATCGCACAGACCACAAACTAAGGTTCTGTGACGATTTTTCGTCGATGTCATTACCGGATCGTCAAAGGTTGGTCGATAGACTCAAGCTGTGCAACATTTGTCTGTGTGACCATGGGAAGATGAAGTGCACTTTCAAAGTACGGTGCGAGATACGGAGCTGCAAAGGAAACCACCACACGCTGCTGCACAGGCACGAGGAAGCAGTTAACGTTACCGTGGCGGAATGCAACCCACATTATAATGTCGATCGGTCAGTAATCTTCCGAATGATACCGATTACTTTGCATCATGGAGGAAAGGCGGTTCAAACCTTGGCGTTCCTGGACGAAGGAGCTTCAACAACACTTGTTGAGAGCTCTCTAGCAGAATCGTTGGGCGTCGAGGGAACTCCGGAACCCCTGGTCATCGTGTGGACAGGAAATGTTAAGCGGAATGAAGATAGTTCGAGGAAAATCGACCTGCTGGTATCTGCCGTGGATTCTCGTAGAAAGTTCATGATGTCGTCTGCCCACACTGTCGGAGAATTGAAGCTGCCTCTACATAGGGCCTGTTACAGAAGCATCGTAGATAAATATCACCACTTAGATGGAGTTCCTTTGTCGAGTACCAAAATGGAAGTTCCCAGAGTACTTATCGGCCTCGACAACCTTCATCTATTCGCTCCTCTGGAGTCCAAGGTTGGTGCACCAGGAGAACCGATAGCCGTACGTTCAGCGTTGGGTTGGGCAATCTACGGTCCTGATTCGAAACTTGAGCAGCAGCAGTATCACTATTTGAACCATCATCTTGTTCAAAGCTTGAACAATCGTCAGCTTCACGATCTGATGGCGGAGCAGTACGCTCAGGAAGAGCTTCATGTAGCACAAGGCAACCCCATAGAATCGGAGGAAATCCGGAGAGCCCGTGAGACCCTTGAATCGACAACTGTCCGAGTAGGAGACCGCTTCGAAACGGGGCTACTTTGGAAGCAGGAGCCTGTTTTTCCAGATAGCTATCCGATGGCGCTGAACCGACTGAAGAGCCTGGAACGACGTTTTCAACGAGAGCCGCATATGAAGCAGAACGTGAACCAGCAGATTGAATACTACCTGACCAAAGGTTACTGTCATAAGGCCACGGCAGAAGAGCTGAAGAGTACCAATCCTTCTTCCGTGTGGTATCTTCCTCTTAATGTCGTGCTGAATCCTAAGAAACCGCATAAGGTACGTTTGGTGTGGGACGCGGCGGCCAAATCGCAGGGTGTTTCTCTCAATTCGTATCTGCTCAAAGGCCCCGATCTATTGGCATCACTTCCGGCGGTCATCAGCAAGTTTCGAGAGCGACGAGTTGCAGTGGGAGGTGACATCAAAGAGATGTACCATCAGCTCAGGATTAGAGACGCAGACAAGCAGGCGCAAAGGTTTCTTTTCCGGTTCCCGGAAGACGATCATCCTACCgttttcgtcatggacgtgGCCACCTTCGGCGCTGCCAGTTCTCCATGCTCGGCGCAATACGTCAAGAACCTGAATGCCCAGCAGTTTTCCACTCGTTATCCAGCAGCAGCACAGGCCATCGTTCACCGCCATTATGTCGATGACTACTACGACAGCTTCGACACCGAAGAGGAAGCCATCGAGCGAACCAGGGAGGTACGTTGGATCCACTCGAAAGGTGGATTCGAGATCACCAACTGGACGTCTAATTCTACAGCTGTTCTTCGAAGTTTGGGAGTgggtggtggctccagagagtcaatCCATTTGAACCAAGACAAGGTGACGGATTACGAACGAGTTCTCGGCATCATGTGGGACACACAGAACGACGTGTTTTCCTTTGCGGTACCCACAAACGCAGCAGCTACAGAGGCAGAACCACCAAAGAAAAGGGGAGTCCTGAGCACGGTCATGTCGCTGTTCGATCCAATCGGCCTGTTAGCTCCATTTACGGTGTTAGGAAAGATGCTCATGCAAGACCTGTGGCGAGCGGGTTGCGACTGGGACCAGCGAATCGACGGAGAGTGCCTGGATAAGTGGCGACAGTGGGTCGCAATGTTTTCTCTGGTCGAGGGTGTTCGGATTCCAAGATGCAACTTTGGATCGACACCTTCTGACCGATTTGGCCAAATACAGCTACATATCTTCAGTGATGCCGGGGAGAATGCGTACGGAAGTGTTGCGTATCTACGGATTTGTGTGGACAATAATGTTAAATGTTCGTTGGTGATGGCTCGATCGAAAGTAGCACCGATAAAACTTCTTTCCATTCCACGGCTTGAACTGAAAGCAGCAGTCTTGGGAGCGCACCTGAGTCACACCGTTAAGAACAACCATTCCCTTCCTATTCATCAAATCTTCTACTGGAGTGATTCTCGTACCGTTCTCTCCTGGATTCAATCCGACCAACGTCGTTATCAGCCGTTCGTCGGCTTTCGAATCGGAGAAATTCTGAGCCTCTCCAAGCTGACAGACTGGCGCTACGTTCCGACCAAGCTAAATGTAGCAGATTCGCTCACCAAATGGGGTCGTCTTCCGGATCTTTCGAGCGAAGGTTCATGGTTTCGTGGCCCGGAGTTCCTGTACCAGCAGCCGTCGGAATGGCCTCAACAGAATCTTCCCGCTGCAAATACACGAACGGAAATCAAGGCAATACACCTTTTTCACGGTGTTGAGCTTCCAAGTTGCTTTATCGACGTGACTAGATTTTCGAAGTGGAATGTTGCAGTTCGCACCGTGGCATGCATTTTCCGATTCATCTCCAACTGCCGGCGCCGAGCCGCTGGCAAATCCATCGAAGCAGTCCTTTCGACTCCAAAGCTTAAAAAGCTCATCAAGGTTGAAATTCCCTTTGTAGTGGTTCCGTTGCGGCAAGACGAGCATCGATGTGCCGAAAATACTCTCTTCAGGTTGGCTCAGAGCGAGTCGTACAGCGACGAAATCAAGATATTGAAGAAGAATGCAGAATTACCTTTTCAAAATTGGTTTCCACTAGAAAAGTCCAGCCCTCTCTACAAGCTTGTGCCCTTGATCGACGCCGATGGTGTGTTGAGGATGGAAGGTCGTTCTGAAAAGGCAGAGTTCCTCCCTTTCGATCTTCGCTTTCCAATAATTCTACCAAGATCTCACTACGTTACGGATCTTTTAATTCAACAATACCATGAAAGGTTTGGGCATGGATTTCGAGAGACGGTGAAGAATGAAATCAAGCAACGTTTTCTGATTAGCGGTCTTACCAATTCGATAAGACGAACCGAACGAAGCTGCGTGTGGTGTAAGGTCCGAAAATGTCTGCCGAAGAATCCACGAATGGCTGCACTTCCTGTACAAAGATTAACTCCATTTAAACGTCCATTTAACTTCGTGGGCATTGATTACCTGGGTCCTGTTGAAGTCGTCGTCGGCCGCCGCAGAGAAAAACGCTGGGTTGCGGTGTTCACGTGCATGGTTGTTAGAGCGGTGCATTTGGAAGTTGTCCACAGTCTTACCGCGCAATCATGCATCATGGCGATCCGCCGTTTCATCAGCCGCCGAGGTCCAGCCTCCGAATACTTCACAGACAACGGGACGAACTTCCGAGGTGCGAGTAAGGAGATAATCCAACGGGTACGAGAAATTGATGCTGTTTGTGCCGATGAATTTACGACTGCTATCACGAGTTGGCACTTCATCCCACCTGGAACACCCCACATGGGAGGGGCGTGGGAAAGGATGGTGCGCTCGGTGAAGCAAGTCATGGCCACTTTGGACGACGGGCGTCGATTGAACGACGAAATCCTCCTGACTACGCTTGCTGAAACTGAGGACATGATCAACAGCCGGCCCCTTACTCTTGTAACCACGGACTCAGTGATGGGTGCACTTTGTCCAAATGTCTTCCTTCGAGGTTCAGATCCTAACGAGCCGCATGAAGTCATTCAACCTACGCATCCTGCAGAAGCACTTCGGGATGCTTACAAGAGATCGCAGCAGCTGTCCGACGAGTTATGGAAGCGGTGGATTAGAGAGTACGTGCCGACAGTCAACCAACGGTCCAAGTGGTTCTCCGAAACAAATCCTCTAAAGAAAGGGGATCTCGTATACGTGGTCGAAGGCAGTCGACGCAAAGCATGGGTTCGAGGAATCATCGAGGAGCCGATCGTTTCGGGTGACGGAAGAGTCCGTCAAGCTTTGGTACGCACAACTGGTGGTGTTTTTCGTCGTGGAACGGCAAATCTGGCTGTACTAGAGATTGCTGATAGAGTCCAGACGGTGGGTCCAGAGAGTGCCGCTCATCATGCAACTTTTGAGAATGGTGGTAACGCTGAtccggtggctccagagagtgaatcCGGACCAGGTTTACGGGTGGGGGATTGTTGA
- the LOC129750647 gene encoding uncharacterized protein LOC129750647 has translation MAEGTYEYECMRAELLGVAPPNRQEFEEKQKLQLEAAQEEQLTEQMKDVDLQDEQMQGASGKMDELNNILSMTQQRINKFKVACGSLTNLLKFRPATPSEGGAANDPEPSSNTINDALDTLDTMKEVQNASEATVVKSAATDLGQKMTCQLDKLDSLLYKADNATYSMKHQTDQMKKIAK, from the exons ATGGCCGAGGGAACGTACGAATATGAATGCATGAGGGCGGAGCTGCTCGGAGTTGCACCGCCAAACAGGCAGGAATTCGAAGAAAAGCAGAAACTCCAACTTGAAGCTGCACAAGAAGAACAGTTAACAGAACAAATGAAG GATGTCGATCTGCAAGACGAACAGATGCAAGGTGCATCCGGTAAGATGGATGAgctaaataatattttatctaTGACTCAGCAACGAATCAACAAATTTAAG GTTGCATGTGGAAGTTTAACGAATCTGCTCAAATTTCGACCCGCAACTCCCAGTGAGGGAGGCGCCGCCAACGACCCGGAACCGTCCTCCAATACGATAAACGATGCGCTAGATACTTTGGACACAATGAAGGAAGTCCAGAATGCGTCCGAAGCGACGGTAGTTAAATCCGCAGCCACCGATCTGGGACAAAAAATGACCTGTCAGCTGGATAAATTGGATTCACTATTGTACAAGGCCGACAATGCAACTTATTCCATGAAACATCAAAcagatcaaatgaaaaaaattgccaagTAA